In the genome of Solibacillus silvestris, one region contains:
- a CDS encoding endonuclease, whose translation MKNSGLNYISKIALSFLLVISMILPHFAVVKAEATGAIGIDEAISQFDPASVKPDVTVEGYIVGFAKSETSYVVEAETDTNIAIADTPGETDVKKMLYIQLPNSPASIRAEFGLKTNPSNLGKKVVITGSLEKYFGNHAGLKTPTSIKFVGNDTPDPEEPTQAAIVKASPAAGEVYAGTKVTLTTATPNATIYYTTDGSEPTTESTVYDGATDIVINEAMSIKAFATASDLDDSEVTTFAYTIKTAPIAISIEEARNKAIGEEVIVSGIVTAKLETATAHIQDETGVAIAIYPADSLTAKVGDLVTVQGTVDEYSGLKQLKNISLVGITTSSTVPEPQVITSAGIAENNESRLVTLKNVEITGSGQNFTGKDAAGTFAIYDKLRDSGLVSGKTYGEITGIVGQFTNHQLLPIRIIEDTTKVQNIQASHTGGVTAGTDVTLSTITEGATIYYTVDGSTPTTASTKYTGPITVNKPMTIKAIGVKEGLTSSAVATFVYQIIDTDNATISEIQGANHISPYAGLQVNDVDGVVTFVIDASNFIMQENTSFDGVKSTAIKVNKSSHGVSVGDAVKVTGNVTEAGGNTRLKDTQIAANEIEKTGTAAVPETLVIGEDLFLPNRIIDNDSFAIFDPKEDGIDFWESIEYMLVSFPEARVVGPMYNNDSPIVVPNTTNNTFNDNGGLNIAADDYNPEKIMLEGVSAKNYESGDRFNDALIGFVENFSDGYRLNTNKVFPDVTKANIQQEVTHLEPVADKLNLASYNIENFSNNKDNTSDEKAAKIASTFVNNMKSPDIITLVEVQDNDGQTDSGNADASESYLRLINAIKVAGGPQYDWIDVMPINNTSGGAPGGNIRVGYLYNPERVSLVEGPNGTGEQANAWTEEGSLALNPGFVNPSKFEDTRKPIAAEFEFQEERIVVIGAHLNSKGGDDSLWGPTQPPVLGSEPERIELAQVINDFIDEGLAKDPDVNIVVAGDMNDFEFTPALETLKGGVLTNMVDKAPVEDRFSYYFQGNNQVLDHILVSNNLTEVTEIDMIHINANFTEAQGRASDHDPVLVQIDLKSGKEETPEPIIPENVYNYNNYKTGKLIMNRPSISLTLGENTDIKNGIAVFSEYAEFHGVGFADKTVTISPKKGNAIIDFKGTKIGKIIIEGTHVKEIRNLPSDANITYTKGASPETIEFN comes from the coding sequence ATGAAGAATAGTGGACTCAATTACATTTCCAAAATTGCTTTATCATTTTTACTAGTAATTTCTATGATTTTACCTCATTTTGCAGTTGTAAAAGCAGAGGCTACAGGGGCTATCGGAATTGATGAAGCAATCAGTCAGTTTGATCCAGCTTCAGTTAAGCCGGATGTAACAGTAGAAGGTTATATAGTGGGGTTTGCGAAAAGTGAAACTTCCTATGTAGTAGAAGCTGAAACTGATACGAATATTGCCATCGCGGACACTCCGGGTGAAACCGATGTGAAGAAAATGCTCTATATTCAATTGCCAAATTCACCTGCTTCAATTAGAGCTGAATTTGGATTAAAAACGAATCCTAGCAATTTGGGCAAAAAAGTAGTCATAACTGGTTCACTGGAAAAATACTTTGGGAATCATGCGGGTTTAAAGACACCAACTTCTATAAAGTTTGTTGGTAATGATACACCCGATCCAGAAGAACCAACACAAGCAGCAATTGTAAAAGCTTCCCCAGCAGCCGGCGAAGTTTATGCAGGAACAAAAGTAACACTAACAACGGCTACACCGAATGCAACAATTTATTACACAACGGATGGTTCTGAACCGACAACAGAAAGTACAGTTTATGATGGAGCGACAGATATTGTTATCAATGAAGCAATGTCGATTAAAGCATTTGCAACAGCATCGGACTTGGACGATAGCGAAGTTACAACATTTGCCTACACGATTAAAACAGCACCAATAGCCATCTCAATTGAAGAAGCACGCAATAAAGCAATCGGCGAGGAAGTAATCGTTTCGGGTATTGTTACTGCAAAACTGGAAACAGCGACAGCTCATATTCAGGACGAGACGGGTGTAGCTATTGCGATTTACCCAGCGGACAGTCTTACAGCAAAAGTTGGAGACCTTGTTACCGTTCAAGGGACAGTTGATGAATACAGCGGGCTTAAACAGTTAAAGAATATCTCCCTTGTTGGTATAACAACTTCATCAACAGTACCGGAGCCGCAAGTTATCACAAGCGCAGGTATTGCAGAAAACAATGAATCTCGTTTAGTAACTCTAAAGAACGTAGAGATTACCGGGTCTGGCCAAAACTTTACAGGAAAAGATGCAGCTGGCACTTTTGCAATTTATGATAAATTAAGAGATTCAGGTTTAGTAAGTGGAAAAACGTATGGGGAAATTACAGGGATTGTTGGTCAATTTACAAACCATCAGCTACTTCCAATTCGAATTATTGAAGATACGACTAAAGTACAGAACATCCAAGCATCACATACAGGTGGGGTAACAGCCGGCACAGATGTAACACTTTCTACAATTACAGAGGGTGCAACGATTTATTACACAGTGGATGGTTCGACACCGACTACAGCAAGTACAAAATATACGGGTCCAATTACTGTCAACAAACCGATGACGATTAAAGCTATTGGAGTTAAAGAAGGCCTAACTAGCAGTGCGGTTGCAACATTTGTTTACCAAATCATAGATACCGACAATGCGACAATCAGTGAAATTCAAGGGGCAAACCATATTTCTCCATATGCAGGATTACAAGTAAACGATGTAGACGGTGTCGTAACGTTTGTAATTGACGCTTCAAATTTCATTATGCAAGAAAATACATCGTTCGATGGTGTGAAATCAACTGCGATAAAAGTGAACAAATCATCGCATGGTGTGTCGGTAGGAGATGCAGTGAAAGTAACCGGTAATGTAACGGAAGCCGGGGGAAATACGCGTTTAAAGGATACGCAAATTGCTGCTAATGAGATTGAAAAAACAGGAACGGCAGCTGTTCCTGAAACACTTGTTATCGGTGAAGATTTATTCTTGCCAAACAGAATTATCGATAATGACAGTTTTGCCATTTTTGACCCGAAGGAAGATGGAATCGATTTCTGGGAGTCAATCGAGTACATGCTTGTCTCATTCCCTGAGGCAAGGGTAGTAGGACCGATGTATAACAATGATTCACCAATCGTCGTTCCCAATACAACAAATAATACGTTTAACGACAATGGCGGTTTAAATATTGCTGCCGATGATTACAACCCGGAAAAGATTATGCTTGAAGGGGTATCAGCGAAAAACTATGAATCAGGCGATCGTTTTAATGATGCACTAATCGGTTTTGTGGAGAACTTCTCTGACGGTTATCGCCTAAATACGAATAAAGTATTCCCGGACGTAACAAAGGCGAACATTCAGCAGGAAGTAACGCATCTTGAACCGGTAGCGGACAAGCTGAATTTGGCATCTTACAATATCGAAAACTTTTCGAATAACAAGGATAATACATCCGATGAAAAAGCAGCAAAAATTGCTTCAACATTTGTAAACAATATGAAGTCGCCGGATATAATTACATTAGTGGAAGTACAGGATAATGATGGTCAAACAGATTCAGGTAATGCCGATGCATCAGAAAGTTACTTGCGTTTAATTAACGCAATTAAAGTAGCAGGTGGTCCTCAGTATGACTGGATTGATGTTATGCCGATCAATAATACAAGCGGTGGTGCACCAGGCGGAAATATCCGTGTAGGATACTTGTACAACCCTGAACGTGTATCACTTGTTGAAGGGCCGAATGGTACAGGAGAGCAGGCGAATGCATGGACAGAAGAGGGTAGCCTTGCATTGAATCCAGGGTTTGTGAATCCTTCAAAATTTGAAGATACACGTAAACCGATTGCGGCGGAATTTGAATTCCAGGAAGAGCGCATTGTCGTTATTGGTGCACATTTAAATTCTAAAGGTGGAGACGATTCATTATGGGGTCCAACACAGCCACCGGTTTTAGGATCTGAACCTGAGCGTATTGAGCTTGCACAGGTAATCAATGACTTTATCGATGAAGGTCTTGCAAAAGATCCGGACGTTAACATTGTTGTAGCGGGAGATATGAATGACTTTGAATTTACACCCGCTCTTGAAACATTAAAAGGCGGCGTTTTGACGAATATGGTAGACAAGGCACCTGTGGAAGACCGTTTCAGCTACTACTTCCAAGGTAATAACCAAGTGCTGGATCATATTTTAGTATCGAATAATCTTACAGAAGTAACGGAGATTGATATGATTCATATTAATGCGAACTTTACTGAAGCGCAGGGTCGTGCATCTGACCATGATCCGGTATTAGTTCAAATTGATTTGAAGTCTGGTAAAGAAGAAACACCGGAGCCAATCATACCGGAAAATGTGTACAATTATAACAACTATAAAACAGGCAAGTTAATTATGAACCGCCCAAGTATTTCACTTACATTAGGTGAAAATACCGATATTAAAAACGGCATTGCAGTATTTAGTGAATATGCGGAATTCCACGGAGTTGGATTTGCAGATAAAACGGTAACAATCAGCCCTAAAAAAGGAAATGCGATTATTGACTTTAAAGGTACAAAAATCGGTAAAATCATCATTGAGGGTACTCATGTAAAAGAAATACGCAATTTGCCATCCGATGCGAATATTACGTATACAAAAGGAGCATCACCAGAGACGATTGAGTTTAATTAA
- a CDS encoding amino acid oxidase → MRLNKILSIISILFLLNLSACSKEEVKYDGEPLKIAVIGDIPELNNKKFSFEKISIDELSEDTVQISTNYDAIMITPLMFEEASNDRFVEVYNNSKIPYIFFDSEKRNLPFTKVGYTYETARWESLENGSHTTIYLSDKDANREDVWYFYLNDEKELDVLYKEIFEKVKML, encoded by the coding sequence ATGAGATTAAATAAGATTTTAAGTATTATATCTATTTTATTCTTACTAAATCTAAGCGCATGTTCAAAAGAAGAAGTTAAATATGATGGAGAACCTTTAAAAATCGCTGTAATTGGTGATATTCCTGAACTAAATAATAAAAAATTTAGTTTTGAAAAAATTTCAATAGATGAACTTAGCGAAGATACAGTACAAATTTCAACAAATTATGATGCAATTATGATTACACCATTGATGTTTGAAGAAGCTTCTAATGATCGATTTGTTGAAGTTTATAATAACTCTAAAATCCCCTATATCTTTTTTGATTCCGAAAAAAGGAATCTTCCATTTACAAAAGTAGGATATACATACGAAACAGCGAGATGGGAATCACTAGAAAACGGTTCACATACGACAATTTATTTATCCGATAAAGATGCCAATAGAGAAGATGTTTGGTATTTCTATTTAAATGATGAAAAAGAGTTAGATGTTCTTTATAAAGAGATTTTTGAAAAGGTTAAAATGTTATAA
- a CDS encoding Parasporal protein yields the protein MKKGITKSFIATTLFASALFVANDDVLAKKTFYDVENSRNSHTEAIQYLNNLNVYDYKSGNQFNFSKPVSRAEASKILQTILSSDSALAIPKVRSYNGKFKDVTNSTPFAQEIIWAYESGIFDGDEYGNFNPDQPVKRSHLSKILVESLKLNGGTKVSFKDVSKSSWYYDYVNILASHGITTGNEKNQFLPNNNVTSAQMATFLYRALSYKTTGEVISEPAPPTAEKPETATATYNSEYDFAWKQTGKNLDFELEGVDNNKIVARYMTKQGKSFFGAKDLQIGINNASDVKAKYGTKNANVQRGNIVYNTQASNEYNFYLIDDYYVTFFYDIHKKNVIRSILYVHKDYEVKKDGYYGDISDTQKHSEQLMVELMNQARAAEGVHPLTHSPQWASIARKHSKDMIDNNYFSHTSLSGKIPYDRMISGGMSESELRTWGENISYGHYNVIYSHEGFMNSKGHRDNLLQPAYNNAIVGLEYSSKKAPYFTINFY from the coding sequence ATGAAAAAAGGAATAACAAAAAGTTTCATAGCTACTACTTTGTTCGCTTCCGCATTATTTGTAGCGAATGATGACGTGTTGGCGAAAAAGACTTTTTATGATGTAGAAAACAGCCGAAATTCTCATACAGAAGCCATCCAATATTTAAATAATTTAAATGTGTATGATTATAAAAGCGGCAATCAATTTAATTTCAGCAAACCTGTTTCACGAGCAGAAGCATCGAAAATTCTCCAAACGATTCTTTCAAGTGATTCGGCCCTGGCCATTCCAAAAGTACGTTCTTACAACGGAAAGTTCAAAGATGTGACGAATTCGACTCCTTTTGCACAGGAAATTATTTGGGCATATGAATCAGGCATTTTTGATGGGGACGAATACGGCAATTTCAATCCGGATCAGCCAGTAAAGCGTTCTCATCTATCTAAAATTTTAGTAGAAAGCCTGAAATTAAACGGCGGTACGAAGGTCAGCTTTAAAGACGTGTCAAAATCCAGCTGGTACTATGACTATGTAAATATTTTGGCGAGCCACGGTATTACGACCGGCAATGAAAAAAATCAGTTTTTACCGAATAATAATGTCACAAGTGCACAAATGGCAACATTTTTATATCGGGCACTGAGTTATAAAACGACCGGTGAAGTAATCAGCGAACCAGCGCCTCCTACTGCCGAAAAACCTGAAACTGCTACAGCAACGTACAATAGCGAATATGACTTTGCGTGGAAGCAAACAGGCAAAAATTTGGACTTTGAATTAGAAGGTGTCGATAACAATAAGATTGTTGCACGCTACATGACAAAACAAGGGAAAAGCTTCTTCGGTGCAAAGGACCTGCAAATCGGCATAAATAATGCAAGCGATGTAAAAGCGAAGTACGGAACGAAAAATGCAAATGTACAACGCGGCAATATCGTTTACAATACGCAAGCTTCCAATGAATATAATTTCTATTTGATAGATGATTATTATGTAACATTTTTCTATGATATTCATAAAAAGAATGTCATTCGCTCCATCCTTTATGTCCATAAAGACTATGAAGTGAAGAAAGATGGCTATTACGGCGATATATCGGATACGCAAAAACATTCCGAACAGCTGATGGTCGAGCTGATGAACCAGGCACGTGCCGCTGAAGGAGTTCATCCACTAACACATTCACCGCAATGGGCATCGATTGCACGAAAGCATAGTAAAGATATGATCGATAACAACTATTTCTCTCATACAAGTCTTTCAGGTAAAATACCATATGACCGTATGATCAGCGGAGGTATGAGTGAGTCCGAGCTGAGAACATGGGGCGAAAATATTTCGTATGGTCATTACAATGTGATTTATTCACACGAAGGCTTCATGAACAGTAAAGGGCATCGAGACAACCTACTGCAACCTGCCTATAACAACGCGATTGTAGGCCTGGAGTACAGCAGCAAAAAGGCCCCTTATTTTACGATCAATTTCTATTAA
- a CDS encoding diguanylate cyclase, with protein sequence MFSLRNIVKLKYLFISVIALAFVLSTLVGVYSTYKGNMKLMQEQTLENNRVYALKLAETVDKFIANSTNTLSYSATEIANNFNNINKLQEEVNRLYLRGDTFSSVLIVDAEENALVNAPQTLGEAGKNSPFLKELKNYDKYKPFISDPFISPTGRKLIVISMPIYDEQGAFKGVLSGYIYLYESNIFESILGQHPYENGSYVYVVDTRGKIIYHPNKARLGADASENEVVARLLNEKHGALTFVNTLDQPMLSGFSQSERTRWGIIVQTPYDAALSMVGQQVVSVLKIGLPFIILSTIVVFLLASQIVRPLERIAEISENSVKEQEMKKLKEIRAWYYEVYKIQEALIHSFSFLHGKVNTLKEETSIDSLTNLLNRATLEKKIQLLTEQRKDYTLVMLDVDWFKSINDTHGHIVGDKVLQALASKLKESLKENELACRYGGEEFIVVFTETTVEEAYERVELLRGNVQQIISPAGKPLTFSAGIANYPLHGVQMKNIIGKADEALYKAKENGRNRVEVTKV encoded by the coding sequence ATGTTTTCGTTACGAAATATCGTTAAATTAAAATATTTATTTATTTCAGTCATTGCACTTGCCTTTGTACTTTCTACACTAGTCGGTGTGTACAGTACCTACAAAGGCAATATGAAATTAATGCAGGAACAGACACTGGAAAATAACCGGGTATACGCGCTGAAATTAGCGGAAACAGTCGATAAATTTATTGCTAATTCAACTAACACATTAAGTTATAGTGCAACAGAGATCGCAAATAACTTTAATAATATAAATAAATTGCAAGAAGAAGTAAATCGTCTTTATTTACGTGGAGATACATTTAGTTCTGTTCTCATTGTTGATGCGGAAGAAAATGCTTTGGTGAATGCACCTCAAACTCTCGGTGAAGCTGGAAAAAATAGTCCTTTCTTAAAAGAACTGAAAAACTATGACAAATATAAGCCTTTCATTTCAGATCCATTTATTTCGCCAACCGGACGTAAATTGATTGTCATTTCCATGCCGATTTATGATGAGCAAGGAGCATTTAAAGGGGTTTTAAGCGGGTATATCTACTTATATGAATCCAATATTTTTGAGTCGATTCTCGGCCAGCACCCTTATGAAAATGGCTCTTATGTTTACGTGGTCGATACGCGAGGGAAAATTATTTATCATCCGAATAAAGCGAGGTTAGGGGCAGATGCTTCGGAAAATGAAGTCGTCGCCCGTTTATTAAATGAAAAACACGGTGCATTAACATTTGTTAATACACTTGATCAGCCGATGCTGTCGGGTTTCAGCCAGAGTGAACGGACACGGTGGGGAATTATCGTGCAAACACCATATGATGCAGCGCTTAGTATGGTTGGGCAACAGGTGGTAAGTGTGTTAAAAATCGGTTTACCATTCATTATATTATCAACGATTGTCGTCTTTTTGTTAGCCAGTCAGATTGTTCGTCCACTTGAAAGAATAGCGGAAATATCGGAAAACAGTGTAAAAGAGCAAGAAATGAAAAAGCTGAAGGAAATACGGGCATGGTATTACGAAGTGTATAAAATACAAGAAGCACTTATCCACAGTTTTTCGTTTTTACATGGAAAAGTGAATACACTGAAAGAAGAAACGTCAATTGACTCACTAACAAATCTATTGAATCGCGCTACTCTCGAAAAGAAAATACAATTGCTTACTGAACAACGAAAAGACTATACGCTCGTCATGTTGGATGTGGATTGGTTTAAATCAATTAATGATACACATGGACATATCGTAGGGGATAAAGTACTGCAAGCATTAGCAAGTAAATTAAAAGAATCTTTAAAAGAAAATGAATTAGCTTGCCGTTACGGAGGAGAAGAATTTATTGTTGTTTTTACAGAAACAACGGTTGAAGAAGCATATGAACGAGTTGAATTATTACGGGGAAATGTTCAGCAAATTATCAGTCCTGCAGGAAAACCTCTTACATTCTCAGCGGGTATTGCAAACTATCCACTGCACGGTGTCCAGATGAAGAACATCATCGGAAAAGCGGATGAAGCTTTATATAAAGCAAAAGAAAACGGGCGGAATCGCGTGGAAGTAACGAAAGTATAA
- a CDS encoding integrase, producing the protein MTDHTRKYWISNHEGILKQTRLILNEYLLSLKLANKAESTILRYRTFLERFFNEYLVELDRLTSEDVLEWVNKYSVGKKESTVIIALSILTSFFNFCLAEDYLDKMLMKKRWGPKASQPLPKFLTDQEYARVKLAAEQLSLRDRAIVLFLFTSGCRRSEVANLLIQDVDVKQRTAEVRGKGNKIRKVHFSVECALVLKEYLCTRSSEETEPLFLNKHGEKLQQSGIYKITTKLGRLADLDHSLHPHCCRHTFATNMLAKGAELEFIADEMGHTNLNTTRVYARILIQHIVRDTAAYTAGTGAVTRC; encoded by the coding sequence TTGACCGATCATACAAGGAAATATTGGATTAGCAATCACGAGGGAATTCTTAAACAAACGAGATTGATATTAAATGAATACTTACTAAGTTTAAAATTAGCGAATAAAGCGGAATCAACGATTTTAAGATACCGTACCTTCTTAGAACGGTTTTTCAACGAGTATTTAGTTGAATTGGATAGGCTAACGTCTGAAGATGTATTGGAGTGGGTGAACAAATATTCGGTAGGGAAAAAGGAATCAACAGTGATTATTGCACTTTCTATTTTAACTTCTTTTTTTAACTTTTGTCTCGCGGAAGATTATTTAGATAAAATGTTGATGAAAAAAAGATGGGGACCTAAAGCATCACAGCCCTTGCCTAAGTTTCTCACAGACCAAGAGTATGCCCGTGTAAAATTAGCAGCGGAACAGTTATCACTCAGAGATCGGGCAATTGTCTTGTTTCTATTTACATCGGGTTGCCGCCGTTCCGAAGTAGCGAACTTATTAATTCAAGATGTGGATGTAAAACAACGAACAGCAGAAGTGAGAGGGAAAGGAAACAAGATTAGAAAGGTTCATTTTTCGGTGGAGTGTGCTCTGGTTTTAAAAGAGTACTTGTGTACAAGATCAAGTGAGGAAACAGAACCCTTATTTTTAAACAAACATGGGGAGAAACTCCAACAAAGTGGTATCTATAAAATAACGACGAAACTTGGGAGATTAGCAGATTTAGACCACTCATTGCATCCGCATTGTTGTCGACATACTTTTGCAACGAATATGTTAGCAAAAGGGGCAGAACTGGAATTTATCGCAGATGAAATGGGTCATACGAACCTGAATACGACCCGTGTTTATGCTCGTATCCTAATACAACATATTGTCCGAGATACTGCAGCTTATACTGCAGGTACTGGAGCAGTTACAAGGTGCTAA
- a CDS encoding transposase, which translates to MNPVIGLDVAKGESQVQAYLERKKPYKKSFKVKHDLDGLASLLDFIKEVEDISGERPPLVMESTGHYHTPVVQYFEDKGYLIIIVNPLISYKTKSSSLRKVKTDIVDANHLCELYYKEDLEPYKKRGIQLANLRHLTRQHDNITGMFVQTKLQFQAVLDQVFPEYSNVFGDLYSNVSLKILQTYPTSEDILSANNEVLTTKIKEFCNSRSLQWANQQAEKLMTAAAQNPFQQALYSSLALSLDMYINMIFEYKKHLSLLENEIDALAKSIEESKIIQSIPGIGEKIAATIISEIGEIERFNHPKKLVAFAGLDPSIFESGTFKGTYNRITKRGSSRLRQTLYMAVKCAIRDCRKQKTTDEILPRNKKLRAFYDKKREEGKPFRVAVIACANKLLHWIYALLKNKTSFQDIA; encoded by the coding sequence ATGAATCCAGTCATTGGCCTGGATGTAGCTAAAGGTGAAAGTCAGGTTCAAGCTTATTTGGAAAGAAAGAAGCCCTACAAGAAAAGCTTTAAAGTAAAACATGATCTTGATGGGTTAGCTAGTTTATTAGATTTTATTAAAGAAGTAGAAGATATTTCAGGAGAGCGCCCTCCCCTAGTTATGGAGTCTACAGGCCATTATCACACACCAGTTGTTCAATATTTTGAGGACAAAGGTTATTTAATCATTATCGTAAATCCACTCATCTCATATAAGACGAAAAGTTCTAGTTTACGAAAGGTAAAAACAGATATCGTTGATGCCAATCATCTCTGCGAGCTGTATTATAAAGAGGATTTAGAGCCTTATAAAAAGCGTGGCATCCAACTTGCGAACTTACGTCATCTTACGAGACAGCACGATAATATTACAGGCATGTTTGTACAAACTAAACTACAATTCCAGGCAGTCTTAGATCAAGTATTCCCTGAATATAGTAATGTTTTTGGCGACTTATATTCGAATGTTTCTTTAAAAATACTACAGACTTATCCTACTTCAGAAGATATATTGAGCGCCAATAACGAAGTATTAACAACTAAAATAAAAGAATTCTGTAATTCTCGTTCTCTACAATGGGCAAATCAACAGGCTGAAAAGCTAATGACTGCAGCAGCTCAAAATCCATTTCAACAGGCTTTATATTCTAGCCTTGCCCTAAGTTTAGATATGTATATTAACATGATCTTTGAATACAAAAAACACCTATCCCTACTTGAAAATGAGATAGATGCTTTGGCCAAAAGTATTGAAGAATCGAAGATTATCCAATCAATTCCTGGTATCGGAGAAAAAATCGCTGCCACGATTATATCTGAAATTGGGGAAATTGAAAGGTTTAATCACCCTAAGAAACTAGTCGCATTTGCCGGTCTTGATCCTAGTATCTTTGAATCAGGTACATTCAAAGGCACTTACAACCGAATAACCAAAAGAGGCTCTAGTAGACTACGGCAAACTTTGTATATGGCTGTTAAATGTGCAATTCGTGATTGTCGAAAACAGAAAACTACAGATGAAATCCTTCCTCGTAATAAGAAATTACGGGCGTTTTATGATAAAAAACGTGAAGAAGGAAAACCATTTAGAGTAGCTGTAATAGCTTGTGCAAACAAACTCTTACATTGGATTTATGCACTATTAAAAAACAAAACTTCTTTCCAAGACATAGCTTGA
- a CDS encoding cell wall assembly protein, which yields MWKNYLSSIIKDCQFKAPATEKEKFSIKKELNTVLPKKLAELYNETNGVDGEYYSYIWSTEQMVRENLSVWDIEEFENYKKPDNLLFFVDAGNGDLFGYLIVDGKVENEDIYVWNHEDGSQEVIASSLEEFIKGWYGGGISI from the coding sequence ATGTGGAAGAATTATTTGAGCAGTATTATAAAAGACTGTCAGTTTAAAGCACCTGCAACAGAAAAAGAGAAATTTTCGATAAAAAAAGAGTTGAATACTGTATTACCTAAGAAATTGGCCGAATTATACAATGAAACAAATGGAGTAGATGGCGAATACTACTCTTATATTTGGTCAACGGAACAAATGGTAAGGGAAAATTTATCTGTTTGGGATATTGAAGAATTTGAAAACTATAAGAAGCCAGATAACTTATTATTCTTTGTTGATGCAGGTAATGGAGATTTATTTGGTTATTTAATAGTGGATGGGAAAGTTGAAAACGAAGACATATATGTATGGAATCATGAAGATGGTAGTCAGGAAGTTATTGCATCTTCATTAGAAGAGTTTATTAAAGGATGGTATGGTGGTGGAATTTCTATCTAA